Proteins encoded within one genomic window of Ovis aries strain OAR_USU_Benz2616 breed Rambouillet chromosome 1, ARS-UI_Ramb_v3.0, whole genome shotgun sequence:
- the ZIC1 gene encoding zinc finger protein ZIC 1: protein MLLDAGPQYPAIGVTTFGASRHHSAGDVAERDVGLGINPFADGMGAFKLNPSSHELASAGQTAFTSQAPGYAAAAALGHHHHPGHVGSYSSAAFNSTRDFLFRNRGFGDAAAAASAQHSLFAASAGSFGGPHGHTDAAGHLLFPGLHEQAAGHASPNVVNGQMRLGFSGDMYPRPEQYGQVTSPRSEHYAAPQLHGYGPMNVNMAAHHGAGAFFRYMRQPIKQELICKWIEPEQLANPKKSCNKTFSTMHELVTHVTVEHVGGPEQSNHICFWEECPREGKPFKAKYKLVNHIRVHTGEKPFPCPFPGCGKVFARSENLKIHKRTHTGEKPFKCEFEGCDRRFANSSDRKKHMHVHTSDKPYLCKMCDKSYTHPSSLRKHMKVHESSSQGSQPSPAASSGYESSTPPTIVSPSTDNPTTSSLSPSSSAVHHTAGHSALSSNFNEWYV, encoded by the exons ATGCTCCTGGACGCCGGCCCCCAGTACCCCGCGATCGGCGTGACCACTTTTGGCGCGTCCCGCCACCACTCGGCGGGCGACGTGGCCGAGAGAGACGTGGGCCTGGGCATCAACCCGTTCGCCGACGGCATGGGTGCCTTCAAGCTCAACCCCAGCTCGCACGAGCTGGCCTCCGCGGGCCAGACAGCCTTCACATCCCAGGCTCCCGGCTACGCGGCTGCGGCGGCCCTGGGACATCACCACCACCCGGGCCACGTCGGCTCCTATTCGAGCGCAGCCTTCAACTCCACGCGGGACTTTCTGTTCCGCAACCGGGGCTTTGGCGACGCGGCGGCTGCAGCCAGCGCGCAACACAGTCTGTTCGCGGCTTCGGCCGGGAGCTTCGGGGGCCCACACGGCCACACGGACGCCGCGGGCCACCTCCTCTTCCCCGGCCTTCACGAGCAGGCGGCGGGCCATGCATCGCCCAATGTGGTCAACGGGCAGATGAGGCTTGGCTTCTCGGGGGACATGTACCCGCGGCCCGAGCAGTACGGCCAGGTGACCAGTCCGCGTTCAGAGCACTATGCCGCGCCGCAGCTGCACGGCTACGGGCCTATGAACGTGAACATGGCCGCTCACCACGGCGCTGGCGCCTTCTTCCGCTACATGCGCCAGCCCATCAAACAGGAGCTCATCTGCAAGTGGATCGAGCCTGAGCAGCTGGCCAACCCCAAAAAGTCGTGCAACAAAACTTTCAGCACCATGCACGAGCTGGTCACGCACGTCACTGTGGAGCACGTCGGCGGACCGGAGCAGAGTAACCACATCTGCTTCTGGGAGGAGTGTCCGCGCGAGGGCAAGCCTTTCAAAGCCAAATACAAACTGGTCAACCACATCCGCGTGCACACGGGAGAGAagcccttcccctgccccttccctggcTGCGGCAAGGTCTTCGCCCGTTCTGAGAACTTAAAGATCCACAAAAGGACGCACACAG GGGAGAAGCCCTTCAAGTGCGAGTTCGAGGGCTGCGACCGACGCTTTGCCAACAGCAGCGATCGCAAGAAGCACATGCACGTGCATACGAGCGACAAGCCCTATCTTTGCAAGATGTGCGACAAGTCCTACACGCACCCCAGCTCGCTGCGCAAACACATGAAG GTCCATGAATCCTCCTCGCAGGGGTCGCAACCTTCGCCTGCCGCCAGCTCGGGCTACGAGTCCTCCACGCCGCCCACCATCGTGTCTCCCTCCACAGACAACCCGACCACCAGCTCCCTGTCGCCCTCATCCTCCGCGGTCCACCACACAGCCGGCCACAGCGCGCTCTCTTCCAATTTTAACGAATGGTACgtttaa